Below is a window of Brachyspira hampsonii DNA.
AGCTTTTTTTTATTATATTGATTTTTAAAAAAGAAAATGAATTATATATTGTTTATTTTAGTATAAAATAAAATATCATAAATATCATCAAACTTAAAAAGGAGTGCATATTTATGAATAATAATCAATGGTTTTTATTTTCTGGAATAGAACATAAAGAAATTAAAACAGCATCATATTGTCTAGATTATATTACTTGGGATAATACTAATTGGACTGCTATTTTTCATGATGGATATTTTGTACATTATAGAAATGGTGAAAAAAATAATTGTCATACCGAAGATTATTTATACTACAAAGATGTAAATTTTAATAATTTTAGATTAGATATAAAAGGAGATAAAATATTTATATCTCCGAATGGGGATCTATCTAAATCCAGAGAGGTTGATTGTATAGAATATATTGGTTGGGATGGAAAAAAATGGAGAGCTGAATTGCTTAGACTAATAAATAATTTACATCCAGATCTATAAATAATAACTATTTTAGGCTTACTAATTAAATTTAATAGGCCTTTTTATTTGCTAAAAATTACAAAGTTTATATCAGACTTATTTCAAAACTTAATTTATTAATATTTATAGTTTTTTAGTTCAGTATTTTTTATTATATTTGGTGCTTTACCTAAAACTTAAACCACCGCTTATTTTGCAGCCGTAGTCAGATAAAAGATGGCATATTCATATACTAAAATAGAGTTTAAAACATTATTTTTATAATTAACAAATTACTATTTTTTATATATAATCTTGTTAAGTCTTTTGAAACAAGGCTATTAATTATTTAAAAAATTTTTTATATATTTAGTCTGTTCTGTATTCTTAAGTAAAAAAGCATCATGTCCGTAATTAGATTCTATTTCATGAAATATAGTATTTATATTAGAATGCTGATAAGCAGATACTATCTCTGCTGACTGTGTACTTGGATAAAGCCAATCCGATATAAAAGATATAACAAGAACTTTTTCTAAATTAATATTCTTTTTATGTTTTATTTTTTTTATTTCATCTTTAACATCAAAAAAATCCATAGCTTTGGTAAGATATAAAAAACTATTAGCATCAAATCTTGCGGTAAATTTTTCTCCGTTATAATGAAGATAATTTTCTACTTCAAAAGAAGGAGTGAAATATTTAACGGCTCTCTTTCTCTTCCTTCCAAATTTCTTTCTCATATACTCTTCGCTCATATATGTAATATGTCCTAGCATTCTAGCCAAAGCAAGACCTCTGTCAGGAGTAGACATACCATAATATTTTCCGCCGTACCATTCAGTATCTTCGGTTATTGCCTGTCTTGCTATTTCATTCAAAGCTATCTGCATAGGCGAATGACTCATAGAGCTCGCTATTACTATTGCTTTTTCCATCATTTGAGGATAAGAAGCTGACCATTGTAATACCTGCATACCGCCCATAGAACCACCTGCAACGCAATAGAGTTTATTTATCCCTAAACTATCAATTAATATTTTTTGCACTTTCACCATATCTTTGATTGTGAAAGTAGGGAAATCTGTACCATAATATGAATTGCTATTCGGTTTTTTAGAAGAAGGTCCTGTTGTTCCGCTGCAGCCTCCTAAAACATTTGAACATATTACAAAATATTTATCTGTATCTATTGCCTTTTTCTTACCCACAAAATTCTCCCACCAAGAAAGAACATCAGCATCTCCTGTAAAAGCATGGCATACTAGAATAGCATTATCTTTATTAACATTTAAATGTCCGTTTACAGTATACGCTATAGTCAATTCATTTATTGAAGCTCCATTTTCAAATTTGAAAGGTTTATCATAATTAAAATATTTAATATCATTATTTTCATGTTCATTGTTTTTATGTTCTTTTATATTCTTCATAAAATAATCCTCTTATTAAAACAGGAGTAAATATTTATACCCCTGTTTTTTATAGTTTCAATTATTTATTTGCTATAGTTAAAGCCTCATCTAAATAATAAAGTATATCATCAATATGTTCTATACCTATTGAAAGCCTGATGAAGTTTTTACTTATTCCTCCCTTTTTCAATTCTTCTTCAGATAATTGAGAATGCGTAGTAGAAGCAGGATGTGCAACTAAACTTTTAACATCTCCGACATTCACCAAATGGGAGAATAATTTTATATTATCTATAAATTTAACTGCAGCTTCATATCCGCCTTTTATACCAAATACAACCATTCCTCCAAATTTATCTTTTAAATATTTACTTGCTATATTATATGAAGGATCATTTTTAAGTCCAGGATATCTCACCCATTCAACTCTATCATCTTTTTCTAAAAACTCAGCAACTTTTAAAGCATTAGAGCAATGTCTGTCCATTCTTACTGCTAAAGACTCTGTTCCCTGAATGAATACCCAAGAGTTATCAGGAGAAAGACAAGCACCTAAATTTCTAAGCGGTACAGTTCTTACTCTCAAAGTAAATGCTATATTTTTAAGCTCATCTGGTAAATCATAAGCCCATCTTAATCCATGATAATTTGAATCAGGTTGTGAAAATAGAGGGAATTTATCGCTTTGCCAATTAAAATTGCCGCTGTCAGTGATTATTCCTCCTATAGCACTTCCATGTCCGCCTATCCATTTTGTAAGTGAGTTGATTACAATATCTGCACCATGTTTGATAGTCTGCAAAAGATAAGGGGTTGTAAAAGTAGCATCTATAACTAGAGGTATTCCCGCATCATGTGCTATTTTTGCAACTGCTTCAATATCTGTAAAATCTAATGAAGGGTTTGAAATTGTTTCTATAAATATTAATTTAGTTTTATCAGTGATAGCCTTAGCAAAATTAGCAGGATCTTTAGCATCTACAAATTTTGTATTAATTCCAAGTTTAGGAAGTATTGCTGCAAATTGTGAATATGTACCTCCATATACATTGAATGCTGAAACTATTTCATCTCCTGCCTCACATATAGTGATTATAGTATAGAATATTGCATTTGTTCCAGATGATACCGCAATGGATGCTTTACCGCCTTCCATAGCAGTGATTCTTTTTTCTAATACATCTGCGGTAGGATCTCCAAGTCTTGTATAAATATAACCAAGTTCTTTTAAACCAAATAAATCAGCAGCATGTTTTGAATCTCTAAATAAATATGAAGTAGTTTTGTATACCGGAACTCCTCTGCTTCCGAATATATCATTAGAATCCTGTCCTGCATGTGCTGCTAATGTTTCAAATTTTAATTCTCTTGACATCTTTATAATACTCCTTAATAATAAAATAAAAAAGCCGCCAAATAAATTTGACGGCTTTAAAGTACAAAATAAAAAATAAATTGTTATTGACAGCCATCATTATTAAACATACACATTTGCATGAGGCAAAACATTTTGTTCATAACGATGATTGTTTTCATTTACAATATTTCCTAAAATATTTATTTAATAATTAACTACAGATTATACAGCAATATAAAATTATTGTCAACAGTAATTAGTTTTATTTTTTTAAGTATTACAATAATTTTAAATAAAACTTGAATTATAATTAAGATAATTAAATATTCGAGTTAAAACAATAAATATAATATTCAATACATTAAAATCTTATTTAAATTATCATTTCATTTAACGCACGCTAAATCGATTTATATAATAAATTCAAATTGAATTAATAACTAAATTATATTTCTTTAACTACTATGCGTGCGTGTTAATTGCACCATAAATTTAAATAAAACTAGGGTGGGTGCTTTAAATTTATAATTCGATTAACAAAATAATTGAAGTTAGATTTTAAAAAGAAATTACTAAATATAAAGGGCGGGGTATGTAATTAAAATTGTTTTATAATAAAAAATCTATTTTAACTTTTAAAAATCAAACTTCATTTACTATAATTAATTATTATTTTTTATATAATCGTAAAGAAGTTTGTTTTTTATTAAAAAACATTTTATCTACTGCATTTATATTTTATTTGATATTACACCCTATAATGACAAAAACTTGCCATAAAAAAACAAAAATATTTTCTTATCACTATTGACAAAAAACTAATTTGGTATTATAGTACCAATACACTAAATTGCTAATGGCAGGAATAAAAAATGATCCCAATATCTGAAGCTTCAGCTATAGCTCTTCACTCTGCAGTGTATATATCTATTAAAGAGTTTGCATCTCTTAAAGATATAGCAGAAAGATTTGATGTTTCGTCCAATCATTTATCTAAAGTTCTTCAGGCACTTGTAAAGGCTGGGTATCTTACTTCATCTAAAGGACCTGCAGGAGGATTTAAAATTGCTGAAGGTAAAGAAAATACTTCTTTTTTGGATATATACGAAACTATAGAGGGTAAAAATTGGCAGAGAAGCTGTTTATTTCATTCTAAATGCGGTAAATACTGTTCAAACTGTATAATGGGTGATTTAGTTAATGATATAAACAGAAAATTTAAAAACTATATGGAAAGCCATACAATAAAAGATCATTATCTATTAGATAAGGATTTCAAGATAAATAAAACAGATGATAAAAAATCAAAACAAAAAAGATAAATGGAGGATTAAATGGATAATAAAATGTTTTGTTATCAATGTCAGGAAACAATGAATAATACTGGCTGTGTTACTTCTGGAGTATGCGGTAAAAAACCGGATTTAGCCTATTTAGAAGACTTACTAGTTCATGTAACTAAAGGGCTTTCTAATATAACAACTGCTATAAGAAAAGAGGGCGGTAAAGTAGATAAAAAAGTTAATCATGATGTAACATTCAATTTATTTACTACTATAACAAATGCCAACTTTGATAAAGAAGTTTTTTATAAGAGAATAGAATACACTGCAAAACTTTGCAATGAATTAGCAAATCAGGTAAAAGACAAATCACTTATACTTGAAGAATCTCTATGGACTCCTAAAAGCAAAGAGGATATGGACGCTAAATCAAAAACAGTAGGCGTATTAGAAGAGAAAAACGAAGATATAAGAAGCCTTAAAGAAACAGTTATATACGGAGTTAAGGGATTAAGTGCTTATATGAGACATGCTAATATGCTTGATTATGAGAATGAAGAGGTTGATGCTTTTATACAGAGAGCTTTAAATGAAACATTAAGAAATGATATAAATGCCGATGAACTTTTATCTTTGGTGCTTGAAACAGGTAAAAACGGTGTTGATGGAATGGCACTTCTTGATAAGGCTAATACTTCTACTTACGGTAACCCAGAAATTACAAAAGTTAATATAGGTGTAGGAAAAAATCCGGGAATATTAGTATCTGGTCATGATTTAAAGGACATAGAAATATTATTAAAACAAACAGAAGGCACAGGAGTAGATGTATATACTCACTCTGAAATGCTTCCTGCTCACTACTACCCAGAATTAAAAAAATATAAACATTTTGTAGGCAATTACGGCGGAGCTTGGTGGGATCAAAGAAAAGATTTTGAAAGTTTTAACGGACCTATACTAATGACTACAAACTGCATAGTAACTCCTTTAGCAAGTTATAAAGACAGAGTATACACAACAGGAGCCGCAGGTTTTGAAGGCTTAAAACATATAGAAAGCCATACTGGTAAAGAAAGCGATAAAGATTTTACTCCTATAATAGAGCATGCCAAAAAATGCGAAGCTCCTAAAGAAATAGAAAGCGGTTTTATAGTTGGAGGATTTGCTCATAATCAGGTATTATCTCTTAAAGACAAAATTGCTGAAGCTGTAAAATCCGGAGCTATAAAAAGATTTATTGTAATGGGCGGATGCGATGGAAGACATAAAGAGAGAGAATATTATACTGAGTTTGCAAAAAAACTTCCTAAAGATACTGTAATATTAACTGCAGGCTGTGCTAAATACAGATACAATAAATTAGATTTAGGAGATATTAACGGTATCCCTAGAGTGTTAGATGCAGGACAATGTAATGACTCATACTCATTAGCTGTTATTGCTTTGGAACTTAAAGACTTATTTGGTTTAGATGATGTTAATGACTTGCCTATAGTTTATAATATAGCTTGGTATGAACAGAAGGCTGTTATAGTTTTACTTTCATTATTATATTTGGGGGTAAAAAATATACATTTAGGACCTACAGTTCCAGGATTCTTATCACCTAATGTAGTTAATATATTAGTTTCAAAATTTGGAATATCTGGAATAAGAAATGTTGATGAAGATTTGAAAAAATTCAACTTGATAGCATAATACTCCAAATACTAGAAGAGCTTAACTTTTCTAAGTTAGGCTCTTTTTTTATTATACTTGTTTCAAAATAAATGAAAAAACTAAAAATATTAATTAATTTAGTTTAAAATATATATGATTTTTATTTATTTTTCTTTTTTCAAAGGGTAAAATAAAAAGCAATTACAATAGTAAGATAATACTTTTATTTTATCGTATACTGCATTATTATCATGTATCTTTTTTACACATGATTACCTCTTGATTCTGATATTGCTTTTTCTTATATATTTATCTTTTTTGAAACTTTAACTAAGTCCGCTTCTTTATTGATAGTTATGTTTTCATAAAATAATTAAAACAAAAAATACAAATTCTTACAAACTTAAAAGTTTTTAAAATAAGCATATTATTGTTGACATTCATAGCATTATTATATACTATATTATCATATACAATAGTGTTATCAAATATTCTTTAGGAGTTTATTATTATATTAAATCTAATTCAAATATAACTATAGAAATATATAAAAAATAATTCTTTTTAATAATTCTCTAATAACTAAAATTAATTTTCTATTAAAAAATTATTAATAGACCTTAAAAACAAATAAAATAAATAGGATATAATATGAAATCAATCAGCAAAAAAATAATATCAGTTATTTTTATAGTATTGGCAATAATTGTAACCGGTATTTTAATTTATAATAATAAAATGTTTAATAAAAAAAATTTTAATGCAGACCTAAGACCCAAATATCATTTTACACCAAAGTCCAATTGGCTCAATGACCCTAACGGACTATGCTATTATAAAGGAACATTCCATTTATATTATCAATATAATCCTTTTGCTCCTTGTTGGGGTGCTATTCATTGGGGACATGCTACAAGTAAGGATATGTTAAATTGGAAGTATGAAGATATAGCCTTAAAATATGATAATGAATACGATAAGGATGGGTGTTTCTCCGGAAGTGCAATAGAAAAAGACGGTGAACTGCATATATTTTATACGGGAGTTCAATATCATAAAATAAAATACAATGAATATAATATACCTATTCAGGAAGACCCTAACGGATTTACTCCTTCTCAAATACATGCCATTTCAGAAGACGGAGGATATTCATTTAAAAAAATACTTCCGCCTTCAATAATACCAATAAAAGATAATCAAATGCGAGATCCTAAAGTTTTTAAAACTAAAGAAGGTTTTTACAGAATAGTGCTAGGCGATACGGAAGATTATAAAAAAGGAAGTATTGTATTTTATAAAAGCGAGGATCTTAATAAATGGGAATTTGAAGGTAAATGGACTAGCGATAAATTCGGCTGGGGTTGGGAATGTCCTGATTTTTTTGATTTAAATAATAATGATGTTTTAATATTTTCTCCTATGGGAGCTGGAACTAAAGAATATCCTAATATTGCTATGTATTTAACAGGACGAATGGATTTTAGTAATTTTAATTTTAATATAGAAAGTAAAGAATTACTAGATGAAGCATCAGAAATGTATGCTCCGCAGACTTTTAATTATTATGATGAAAAAAAACAAAGAGAGAGAAGAATTATGATAGGCTGGATAAGAATGTCAAAGCCTTTTAATAATAATAATAATTTCTGCGGAATGATGACTATACCTAGAGAATGCTTTATGGAAAATGGAATATTTAAAACTTATCCTATAGAAGAATTTAACAGTAAAAGAAAAGGAAGATTAAAAGATTTAAAAAATACTAAAAATCTTTATGATATTGAGTTTAAAATAAAAGATAATTTTAATATG
It encodes the following:
- the metX gene encoding homoserine O-acetyltransferase MetX — its product is MKNIKEHKNNEHENNDIKYFNYDKPFKFENGASINELTIAYTVNGHLNVNKDNAILVCHAFTGDADVLSWWENFVGKKKAIDTDKYFVICSNVLGGCSGTTGPSSKKPNSNSYYGTDFPTFTIKDMVKVQKILIDSLGINKLYCVAGGSMGGMQVLQWSASYPQMMEKAIVIASSMSHSPMQIALNEIARQAITEDTEWYGGKYYGMSTPDRGLALARMLGHITYMSEEYMRKKFGRKRKRAVKYFTPSFEVENYLHYNGEKFTARFDANSFLYLTKAMDFFDVKDEIKKIKHKKNINLEKVLVISFISDWLYPSTQSAEIVSAYQHSNINTIFHEIESNYGHDAFLLKNTEQTKYIKNFLNN
- a CDS encoding O-acetylhomoserine aminocarboxypropyltransferase/cysteine synthase family protein gives rise to the protein MSRELKFETLAAHAGQDSNDIFGSRGVPVYKTTSYLFRDSKHAADLFGLKELGYIYTRLGDPTADVLEKRITAMEGGKASIAVSSGTNAIFYTIITICEAGDEIVSAFNVYGGTYSQFAAILPKLGINTKFVDAKDPANFAKAITDKTKLIFIETISNPSLDFTDIEAVAKIAHDAGIPLVIDATFTTPYLLQTIKHGADIVINSLTKWIGGHGSAIGGIITDSGNFNWQSDKFPLFSQPDSNYHGLRWAYDLPDELKNIAFTLRVRTVPLRNLGACLSPDNSWVFIQGTESLAVRMDRHCSNALKVAEFLEKDDRVEWVRYPGLKNDPSYNIASKYLKDKFGGMVVFGIKGGYEAAVKFIDNIKLFSHLVNVGDVKSLVAHPASTTHSQLSEEELKKGGISKNFIRLSIGIEHIDDILYYLDEALTIANK
- a CDS encoding RrF2 family transcriptional regulator; this encodes MIPISEASAIALHSAVYISIKEFASLKDIAERFDVSSNHLSKVLQALVKAGYLTSSKGPAGGFKIAEGKENTSFLDIYETIEGKNWQRSCLFHSKCGKYCSNCIMGDLVNDINRKFKNYMESHTIKDHYLLDKDFKINKTDDKKSKQKR
- the hcp gene encoding hydroxylamine reductase; this encodes MDNKMFCYQCQETMNNTGCVTSGVCGKKPDLAYLEDLLVHVTKGLSNITTAIRKEGGKVDKKVNHDVTFNLFTTITNANFDKEVFYKRIEYTAKLCNELANQVKDKSLILEESLWTPKSKEDMDAKSKTVGVLEEKNEDIRSLKETVIYGVKGLSAYMRHANMLDYENEEVDAFIQRALNETLRNDINADELLSLVLETGKNGVDGMALLDKANTSTYGNPEITKVNIGVGKNPGILVSGHDLKDIEILLKQTEGTGVDVYTHSEMLPAHYYPELKKYKHFVGNYGGAWWDQRKDFESFNGPILMTTNCIVTPLASYKDRVYTTGAAGFEGLKHIESHTGKESDKDFTPIIEHAKKCEAPKEIESGFIVGGFAHNQVLSLKDKIAEAVKSGAIKRFIVMGGCDGRHKEREYYTEFAKKLPKDTVILTAGCAKYRYNKLDLGDINGIPRVLDAGQCNDSYSLAVIALELKDLFGLDDVNDLPIVYNIAWYEQKAVIVLLSLLYLGVKNIHLGPTVPGFLSPNVVNILVSKFGISGIRNVDEDLKKFNLIA
- a CDS encoding glycoside hydrolase family 32 protein, translating into MKSISKKIISVIFIVLAIIVTGILIYNNKMFNKKNFNADLRPKYHFTPKSNWLNDPNGLCYYKGTFHLYYQYNPFAPCWGAIHWGHATSKDMLNWKYEDIALKYDNEYDKDGCFSGSAIEKDGELHIFYTGVQYHKIKYNEYNIPIQEDPNGFTPSQIHAISEDGGYSFKKILPPSIIPIKDNQMRDPKVFKTKEGFYRIVLGDTEDYKKGSIVFYKSEDLNKWEFEGKWTSDKFGWGWECPDFFDLNNNDVLIFSPMGAGTKEYPNIAMYLTGRMDFSNFNFNIESKELLDEASEMYAPQTFNYYDEKKQRERRIMIGWIRMSKPFNNNNNFCGMMTIPRECFMENGIFKTYPIEEFNSKRKGRLKDLKNTKNLYDIEFKIKDNFNMTLFADSSKKGLYLNYDKNKTILTIDRKDVKFEGISGAEKIKIKIDLSSDIRIIADVSVIEIFINKGEKSCSFTVYPLGENIFIENDKDINIYNVY